Part of the Woronichinia naegeliana WA131 genome, CGATGCAGGTGATTTCATCCACATAAACCCCCTTTTGTCGGTCTAGTCCCCCCAACTCTGGCTCGAATCCAGTGCGGTCAGATAAATTACGTAGTATTCCCCCCAACTCTGGCTCAAAACCGGTGCGATCGGGGGGCGAGGAAAAGTCAGCCATTAGGCACTCCAACGTTGAACCACCAAGCGAATCGAACCATCTTGGTTATTTTGCTGTTCCGCCACCTGAAAACCTTGTTTACTGGTTTCCAACAAAATGGTTTGTAGTGCGTAACCCTGGGTCACTTTTTTCAGAAAACCTTCTACGGAAAGAGGCTGCTGCCAATATTGTAGATCGGCCACCAGTTCATACTCCTGACCATTCCAACGAAAACCTAAATCATAGTTATTCTCTTGTTTGACCACGATCGCT contains:
- a CDS encoding DUF1257 domain-containing protein, whose product is MSHFSNIKTQIRNLDSLKGALTNLGIDWQEGPEMVRGYQGQTLQAAIVVKQENNYDLGFRWNGQEYELVADLQYWQQPLSVEGFLKKVTQGYALQTILLETSKQGFQVAEQQNNQDGSIRLVVQRWSA